The following is a genomic window from Bordetella sp. H567.
GTTCGAACATGGCGCCGTGGCCTTTTTCGATATGCAGCCGGGGTTGAAGCTGGCGCTATGGGGACGAGACAGCCTGGCGGCCGATACGGGCTTGCCCGTCGCGCCCAGCCCCGCAACGGGTTTCGCGCTGGCGCACAACGTGCGCAGCGAAACAGAGGTGGACCGCACGCTGGAACAGGCGAGCCAGGCAGGTGGCAGGATCGTGAAGCCGGGGGGCAAAACCTTCTGGGGTGGCTACGCGGGGTATTTCCAGGACCTGGACGGATACCTTTGGGAAGTGGCGTGGAACCCGGCGATCCCCCTGGACGAATAAGCCGGCCCGCATCCGTAAGGCCGGGCAGGCCAGTCCCCAGCCTGGACGCGCATCGCGCTATCGGGCAATGCCCGAGGGGACACCCGCGGGCGTCGCGGGAAACGGAGCGGGCGACGTCCCGAACCGCGCCGCAAGCTCCGCGCGCATCGTATCGATGAAGCAGCGCAGGCGCTGCGGCTGCAAGCGGCTGGCGGGATAGACCAGGTAGAGCGGCGGCGCGCTGGCCTGCCACTGCGGCGCCAGTTGCCGTAGCCGGCCTGCCTTGAGGTCTTCTTCAAAGACCCATGTGGACGCGACGCCCACCCCCAGGCCCAATAGTGCAGCCGAACGCAGCGCATACAGGCTATCGGTGGACACGCGAGGCTGGATCGGCACCCGCACCGATTCGCCCGTCGCGATATTGCTGAAGGCGATATCGTCGCGATAGAAACTGCGCAGGGCCAGCCAGGGCAGCCGCGCCAGGTCGGCGGGGTGCGCCGGCACGTGCCCATGCTCCAGCAGCCCGGGGGCCGCGACGATGATGCGCGGCACATTGCCCAGCTTGATGGCGACCACCGACTCGTCCTGCACTTCGCCGACGCGGATCGCGCAATCCACGCCGTCGGACACGAAATCCGGCATGCGGTCCTGCAGCAGCCACTCCACCCGCATCCCGGGATAGCGTTGCAGATACGTGGCCAAGGGACCGACGAACTGTTGTTGCCCGAAGGCATGCGGCACGATCACGCGCAGCGTCCCGACCGGCTGCTGGCCTGCCCCGCGCACCTCGCTATCGAATGCCTGCCAGGAAGCGATCAACTCCTCGGCCCGGTCGTAGCAACGGCGGCCCTCTTCCGTCAATTGCATCCCATGGGTGGAACGCTGGATCAGCCGCACGCCCACCGTCCGCTCCAGCGCCTGCAGCCTTCGGCTGACCGTGGGCTGGGTGGCGCCCAGTTGCTCCGCGGCCGCGCTCAGGCTGCCGGCGTTGACGATGCGGACGAAGGTGTCGATCAGGGTGAGGCGGTCGGCGCCGCCTGGGCCGGAAATCAGTTCTTTCATGCGTGATACGTATAACCGATTTACCGGCGCTGCGTCTACCGCGCCGACGTGCTCTGGATCACAATGCCCTCACACCCGAATCAACTCATGGACTCGCCATGTCGACTATTCGCGAAACGCATGACAACCCCTCCACCCCTGCCCCCTTGTCCACCCCGCTGCTTCTGCTGCTCGCGATCGCGGCGGGCTTGAGCGTCGCTTCGCTGTACTACAGCCAGCCCATGCTGGGCGTACTCGGCCCGGAAATCGGCGCCAGCACGAGGATGGTAGGCTGGCTGCCGACCCTGACCCAGCTGGGCTACGCCCTGGGCATCCTGTTCCTGGCGCCCCTGGGCGACCGCTACGACCGCAAGCGCATCATCCTGATCAAGGCCGCCCTGTTGAGTCTCGCGCTGCTGTTGAGCGGAGCCGCACCGTCGATCAGTACGCTGTTGGCCGCGAGCTTCGCGATCGGCCTATCCGCCACCCTGGCGCAGGACATCGTTCCGGCGGCAGCCACGTTGGCGGCCCCCCATCAACGGGGCAGGACCGTCGGCACCGTGATGACGGGCCTGCTGCTGGGTATCCTGCTGTCGCGCGTGATCAGCGGTTTCGTCGCGGAGCACTTCGGATGGCGCACGATGTTCCACGCGGCTGCGTTGGCGGCCATCCTGCTTGGCCTGATGTTGTGGCGCGGCTTGCCCGCATTCGCACCCACCAGCCGGCTGCCTTACGCCGCGCTGCTGGAGTCCATCGTGCAGCTGTGGCGCAAGCATCCGGCGCTGCGCCTGGCCGCCGTGTCCCAGGGATTGCTGTCGCTTGCCTTCAGCGCCTTCTGGTCCACGCTGGCCGTCATGCTTCATGCGGCGCCCTTCAACCTGGGCGCCGGCGCGGCGGGCGCTTTCGGCATTGCCGGCGCGGCAGGCGCGCTCGCCGCGCCCCTGGCGGGCCGCATGGCGGACGTGCACGGCCCCGCCATGGTCAGCCGCGTCGGCGCCGGCCTGGTGGCCATTTCGTTTGCCGTGATGGCGATGATGCCCACGCTGTCGCCCCACGGGGCGCTGTGGCTGCTGGGCATCAGCACGGTGGGTTTCGACCTGGGCATCCAGATCGCGCTGATCTCGCATCAGACCATCGTGTACGCACTGGATGCCGCGGCTCGCAGCCGGCTCAACGCGGTCCTGATGGTGGGCGTATTCGTCGGCATGGCGCTGGGCGGCGCGATGGGTAGCTTTGCGTTGGCGAACTTCGGATGGATAGGCGTCACCGCGGTCGCAACGGTCGCCGCCGTCGCCGCGCTGATCCTGCGGCTGCGTCCTGCGAAGGCGCGCGCCAGGATGCCGGCGTCTGAATCGATGTGATTCGACGCCGCGCCGGCGGACATCCGTCACCGCTGTTGCGCGCGCGGCATCGCCCCGATCGCCCGGGCGATGTCCGAACTGACGGCCGCCAGCGCACGGCTGTGCGCATCGACCAGCGCGTCATAGCCCTGCCCGCCGGTCGATTCCTGCACGGTGGAGCGCCCCCTCACTATCTCGCCCTCTTGCGGCGGACGCACCGCCCAGAGGACCGCGATGCTGGCATTCCCGCCGGGCACGGACTCGAAGCTTTGCACATCGACGGATACGCGGATAGTGGACATATCCTCGCCCCACGAGGGGTCGCTCGACACCAGCGCACCCGGAACCAACTGCGCCAGATCCGCGGCGATCACCTGGGCGATCTGGCCCTTCAGGGGCTCGGCCCAGCGTTCGAACTCGTTGATCCCCACCTGGGTGGCGTCTATCCTTGCCACGATCTGCGGCCGGTCGATCAGGTCGGGCACCGTCACCGACGCGATCGCGATTCTGACGGGGGCGGTCGTCGAGACGCGTTCCTGCCGCGCCGCATCGGGTTGCGACCGTACGTTCAAGGTGTAGAACTTGGCCTGGGGCGAGTTCGCGCATCCGCTCATCGATACGGCCAGGATGGCGACCCATAGGAAAGCGCGCATCACTGTCTGTACTCCGGTTTGCCGCGAAGCAGCGCCTCGGGATGGCGTTCGAGATAGTCGGCAAGCGCGCGGAAGGCCGCCGCCGTTCTCGACAGTTCGCGCATCGTGTCGGCCGTACTCTGCGCGACCGCGGACACCGGTTGCAGCGTCCTGTTGGCCGACTCCAGCGAGGTACGCGCCGCCACGAGCGCAGCCCTTGCCTCGGGCGCCACACTGCTGCCCAGGGTTTTCAATAGCACGCTCGCATCCTGCAGGGTTCGGCGAAGATCCTTGCCGATTCCCTCGAATGGCACTTTATTGAGCTTGTCGACGAGACTGCTGATGGAGTCTTGCAGCGATTGCAGTCCGCCAGGCACGGTGGGCAGTTCGGGCGGGTTCTTGTCCCACTCCATCGTCGCTTTTGGCGCATCCGGAAAGAAATCCATCGCGATGTAAAGCTGGCCGGTCAGCAGGTTTCCGGTTCTCAGTTGGCCGCGCAGACCGTTGGACACCAGCCACTGCGCCATCTTGTGCGGGTCTTCGCCCAGCCTTCCGCCCTTGGCCCCGGACTCGTAGCGCGACGTGAAGCGCTCGGGGAAGATGTGTACCTCGACAGGGATGCTGAATTCCCTCTTCGCCGCGTCGTAGCGCGTATAGATCGCCGTTACCTCGCCGATCACGATGCCGCGGAAGTCGATCGGTGCGCCCACCATCAAGCCTCGCACCGACTCCTTGAAATTGAACACGTAGGTATCGACAAGGCGGTCGTGGCGCCTCATCGCCTCTGTACGGTCGCTGAAGACCTGGAATTCGCTGTCCGCCTCGGCCGGCTCTGTCTCGGCCGAGCCGGGCGGGCTCTGGAACGCGAGCCCTCCCGACAAAATGGACACCAGCGACTCCGTGTTGACCTTTATCCCGCTCGAATCGAGGGACACATCGATTCCGCTTGCCTGCCAGAAGCGCGTATCGTCCTTCACGTACTGGTCATAGGGCGCGTTGATGAATACGCGAAAGGTGACACCGGTGCCACCGGGATCGAGCACGTAGGATTTCACTTGTCCTACCTGCAGGCGACGAAAGTACACGGGCGCGCCGACGTCGAGCGATCCCATCGTCTCGCTCTTCAACACGAACTCACGCCCCGGCACGCCACTCGCGATCACCGGCGGCGTCTCCAATCCGACGAAGTCGCGCCGCTTCTGCGTCTGGGACCCGACATCCATGCCGATGAACGAGCCTGAGAGCAGCGTGCCCAACCCGGAGACCGTGCCGCCTGAAATGCGGGGACTGACGACCCAGAAGCGCGTATCGTCCACCAACAGGTTCGTCGCGCTTTTGGCAAGTTCCGCCGTGGCGATCACGTTCTTGTAGTCGGGCGCCAGGTCGACGTTGTTGACCACCCCGATGTCGACGTTCTTGAACTTGATCTTGGTCTTGCCTGCCTCCAGGCCATCGCCGGTCGCGAAACGTATGGTGATCGTAGGGCCCTTGTTCATGACCTCCTTCACCGCGATCCAGCCGCCGATCAACACCGCGACGATGGGTACCAGCCATACGAGCTGCGCCCCCCAGCGCGAGCGCGGTCTGGCAACCGCTTCCGGAAAAGCGGCGGGATCGGCCTCGTCGCGCCGTTCGGGCGGTTCAACCATGATGCTTCCCCGCGGCATCCCAGATCAGGCGCGGGTCGAACGACCTCGCGGCGAGCATGGTCAACACCACCACCGCCCCGAACGCGATCGCCGCCGGACCGGCCTTTATGGTGGCGAGCGCGCTGAACTGCACCAGGGCCACCAGCAAGGTAATCACGTAGATATCGAGCATGGACCAGCGCCCGACGAGTTCCACCAGCCGATAGATGCGCGTGCGCCGCACGGGCATCCAGGCCGAACCTCTTTGCACCATCGTGACCAGGAATACCAGTGCGAAGATCTTGAGCAGCGGCACCGCCACGCTTGCGATGAAAACCACCACCGCGAGCGGCCACGAACCCGACGTCCAGAGGTAGACCACACCGCTCATGATGGTATCGGCCTGCGCGCCGAAGAGCGAGCTCGTATCCATTACCGGCAGCACGTTGGCCGGGATATACAGGACTATCGCGGCAAGGACGAAAGCCCAGCTCCGCGACAGGCTATGGGGTTTGCGAAAGTGCAGATGCGCACCGCAACGTGGGCAATATCCTTCGTGGGCGTGGGCCGCCGGCCTGGAAAGCAGCCCACAATCATGGCAGGCGAACAGGCCATAGCTGGCGGCGGTGGGCATGGAGGGCGAGGCCGATGGCGACGGCGCTCGCGTGATAGACATCGATGTCGATGTCGATGGCGATAGGGATGAGGACGCGGGCATCGATGCCGATGTCGACGGGGAGACACTTTCTTCGATGTCATGCCGGCCCGCTCGCCTTCGCGCGGCGCCGATGCGCGCCCAGGCATCCCGAGGATCGAACGCGGCGGCGGTCGCGGCCACCATGAGCATCGCACCGCCGAAGGCCCACAGGGCGACGCCGGGCACTACACTGGCGATATGCACCAGCTTCACGAGCGCGACCAGTATGCCGAGGATCAGGACCTCGGTCATGCCCCACGGCCGCGCAAGAAGCAAGACACGGAAAGCCAGATCTGGCCGCAGCGGCGCGCGGTACAGCCGCAGCGGCAACAACAGATACAGGATCGCCGCGATCTCCATCAACGGCATCAACATGGCCGTGACGAACACAAGACCCGCCAACGGCCACATGCCGTCGCGGTAAAGGATACGCACCGCGCCGAACAGCGTGCTCTGCACGAGGTCTCCGCCGACCTTCAGACCCAGGATGGGGAAGGTGTTGGCCAGGGCGAACAGCGCTATCGCCGCGAGCGCGCAGGCGAGCGCCCGATTCATACTATCGGGCCGGTTGCGATACAGCTCTGCACCACAGCGGCGGCATCGCGCAATACCGCCACTCTGCAGCACCGTCTCGCGCTGCAGCAGATCGCACTCGTGGCAAGCGATAAGGCCTACGCGATCCATTGCGCCCCCCGACATCATCCAACGCCCGCTGCATTGACCGACCGGTCCTGTCCATGCATGGCTACGGCCATGCGTCCCGTGCCGGTGTTCCCGCCCCCTTCTGGCTGCCCTCAGTCGTCAAACTTGACTATCCTTTGGCCTTGCAGGCCCAGGCCGGCCATCAAGCCCTCCTGCCCGAAGATGAACGCGTAGACATCCGATTTCAATGTCGTCGTTGTCATCGACTTGGCCATTCCTTCGTCCACCACCACGACGCTCGGACCCATCCCGACCGACATTCCGGTTCCGCTCGTAAGTTCGGTGATCGCCGCATCGGTCATCAGGAACATCGCCTGCGAGAAGCTCTGCCCGCCCGCCTGCAGTCCATACGAAACGGCGCGAGCCCTGTAGTAGCCCAGGACGCGACCGTCCGGGGCGAACATCACGCCTTTTCCGCCTTCGGCGCCCACGATCAGGCCGGCCTTGATGATGCTGGGGAAGACGAGGACAGCTTTCGCCTGGTATTGGAGATCCTTCGCCTTCGGCGTACTGTCGAATAGCTGCTGCAAGGCCTGGCGCGCCTCGGCTTCCAACTTCGGGTCTCCGCCGTTCGCAACGGTGGGATTCGTGGAACACGCCATCGTGGCCAGCAACAACGGGATAGCGAGGGCAAGCCGAAGATACTTCATCATGATGTGCGCTCCATATCGGATATTCGTCACGACGAAAAATGCAATTCCGCCTGGAATACATCTTGGGTCGTGTCCATAGTGGAATACCGGGTCCGTTTAAACCATTGGACTTTGGTCCAATAGCGCTTCGCGGCCATTGCCTCGCGCCGCCATCCCCTTACGCATCGGGCGTCGGATCCATGGCCTTGCTGACGGCATCGATAAGCACCTCATCATTGAAGGGCTTGCGCAGATAGGCGACGGCGCCGGCCGCCAGCGCCTGCTCGCGAACGCCCGGCTCGTCATGTGCGGTGATGAATATCACCGGAATGCCGCTGCCCGCCAGCCGCTTCTGCACCCCGAGTCCATTCAGGCCAGGCATCTGCAGGTCGAGCACGACGCAGGCCGGACGGTACGAGGGCGTCGAATGGAACATGTCCAGGAAATCGTCGCCTGATCCGAACGTGTCCGCGGCCATCCCGGCCGAACGCAGCAGGCGCTTGATGGCCCGATTCACCGATTCGTCGTCGTCCACGACCGCGACGACCGGCGTTGCTTTGCTCATGGCGTATGCCCCCACCGTTCCCGCAGCCCGAAAACTGGTTCGACGGGATCAAGACTATGGCAGCTGGGGCGAACCTAGGTATTGGACTTTGGTCCTACGACAGCAAGCGCGTATGCGCGGCCGCCGGTGCCGCGCTTGCGTCAGCCCGCCACGGCCTGCCGGGGCAAGGGGGGCATGCCAGCCTTATCGGCGGCCCGCGCGAGTTCCACGAGCGAGTGTGCTTCCATCTTTTCCATCACTCTGGCGCGGTGGACTTTTATGGTCTTTTCCGCGACGCCCAATTCGTAAGCCGCCTGCTTGTTCAGCCGGCCTTCGACCAGCAGCACCAGCACCTCGCGCTCGCGCGGTGTAAGGCGGGCCAAACGGCCTCGAATCGACTCGATTTCGATACGCTTCTCGAGCGCTTGGGAAGCGTTCCGCAACGCGGTATCCACCGCTCGGAGTAGATCGGCGTCTTCAAAGGGCTTCGTCAGGAAATCCGTCGCGCCGGCCTTCATCGCGCGGACCGTCATCGCGATGTCGCCATGTCCCGTAATGAAAATAATGGGCAGGGACGCGCCCGCCGCGTTCAGCCTGCCTTGCAGGTCCAGCCCGTTGAGCTCGGGCATGCGTACATCCAGTATCAGGCACGCGGGACAGTCCGCCAGGGGCGGGCATTGCAGGAACTCGGATGCCGATCGATACGCCTGGACGCGGTAGCCCGCCGAGCGGACCAGACGCGCCAGCGCCTGACGGACCGCATCGTCATCATCAACCACCAGGACGATGGGGGCCCGCTCGTTCACGACGGTGGCCCGGAATGTGTGGGATCCGCCGCGACGCCCACGGGCAGGGTGAAACAGAAGGCGGCGCCTTGATCGTCATTGTTTTCCGCCCAGATGCGACCGCCGTGCATTTCCACGATCGATCGGCTGATGGAGAGCCCAAGGCCAAGCCCTTCACGCTTGGAGGTGAAGTACGGCATGAAAAGCTTGTGGATCTGGTCCCCGGCGAGGCCCGGACCGCGGTCGCGCACGACGACGCGGATCATCCGTGCGCTATCGGGTGCGGCTTCGATCATGACCACACGGTCGTGCGGGGCGCGGGACGCCAACGCTTCGAATGCATTAAGCAGCAAGTTCAGCAGGACCTGCTCCAGCTGTACCCTGTCGCCATATGCCGGCGGCAGTTCCGGGGAAATGTCCAGGTACATCCGGATTCCGCGGCCGATCGCATCGCTATGTACCAACAGTGCGACATCGGCGATGACGCTTTCCATACTCAGGACTACAACTTCTGGCTCGCCCTTTTTGACGAGGAGGCGGATCTTGCGAAGAACTTCGCTGGCGCGATGGTTATCCTTGACGAGGTCCTTCAATATTTCCCGCACTTCTTCCAGGTTGCTCGGCTGCGCCGCCATGAAGCGCTGGGCCGCCTGGGCGTTGCTCAATATGGCGGTGAGGGGCTGATTCAACTCGTGTGCGAGGGAGCCAGCCAGTTCCCCCAGTGTGGAGACGCGCGTCAGATGGGCAAGTTCTTGCCGATGGCGCAATAGTTCATAGCGGTCCGTCCGGTCGATGACTACCGTCAAGGTCTCGGCGCCCCCGTCGGACGAGATGGGATGTGTGGTGACTTCCGCCAGAAAATCCGTGCCGTCCTTGCGCCGCGCGAGCCGGTCACATGCCCCGTATACCGCCCGAACCGGCCGTGCCGAAGAGGTGTCGTCCGGGTGCCCCCTATCGCAGTGCGGCTGCCACGGGGGGATGAGCACATCAGCGTGGACGTTCAGTAGTTCTTCGGGCGTATAGCCGAACAAGGCGGCCGTCGCCGCGTTGGCCTGCACGATCCGGCCATCCTCATCAGTCACAAGGACCGCAAACGGCAGGAGCTCCAGCATCCCGCCAAATTGCCTGTCGTGTTGGTGCGGCGGCGGCGCACGGGATACGCCGGGCGTGTCCGTCCGCACTTGTGCGTGTCCGCGGTGCCCCCATGGGAACGAGGCGATTCGACGGAAGTTTCCAGGCCGGAAATACCTGAGCATGGTCAGGAGCGCGACCAACCCAGCAGCCACAACGGCATCGTCAACCAGGACCATCACGCCGCACTCCCCTCAGGAGTTCACCCGATCGCATGCATAACCGGCGCTTTCTCATTCAAAAAGGCACGGCCAGGGATCAAGCATTGGTGCGCGATAAATAGCGCAACG
Proteins encoded in this region:
- a CDS encoding MFS transporter is translated as MSTIRETHDNPSTPAPLSTPLLLLLAIAAGLSVASLYYSQPMLGVLGPEIGASTRMVGWLPTLTQLGYALGILFLAPLGDRYDRKRIILIKAALLSLALLLSGAAPSISTLLAASFAIGLSATLAQDIVPAAATLAAPHQRGRTVGTVMTGLLLGILLSRVISGFVAEHFGWRTMFHAAALAAILLGLMLWRGLPAFAPTSRLPYAALLESIVQLWRKHPALRLAAVSQGLLSLAFSAFWSTLAVMLHAAPFNLGAGAAGAFGIAGAAGALAAPLAGRMADVHGPAMVSRVGAGLVAISFAVMAMMPTLSPHGALWLLGISTVGFDLGIQIALISHQTIVYALDAAARSRLNAVLMVGVFVGMALGGAMGSFALANFGWIGVTAVATVAAVAALILRLRPAKARARMPASESM
- a CDS encoding paraquat-inducible protein A — protein: MMSGGAMDRVGLIACHECDLLQRETVLQSGGIARCRRCGAELYRNRPDSMNRALACALAAIALFALANTFPILGLKVGGDLVQSTLFGAVRILYRDGMWPLAGLVFVTAMLMPLMEIAAILYLLLPLRLYRAPLRPDLAFRVLLLARPWGMTEVLILGILVALVKLVHIASVVPGVALWAFGGAMLMVAATAAAFDPRDAWARIGAARRRAGRHDIEESVSPSTSASMPASSSLSPSTSTSMSITRAPSPSASPSMPTAASYGLFACHDCGLLSRPAAHAHEGYCPRCGAHLHFRKPHSLSRSWAFVLAAIVLYIPANVLPVMDTSSLFGAQADTIMSGVVYLWTSGSWPLAVVVFIASVAVPLLKIFALVFLVTMVQRGSAWMPVRRTRIYRLVELVGRWSMLDIYVITLLVALVQFSALATIKAGPAAIAFGAVVVLTMLAARSFDPRLIWDAAGKHHG
- a CDS encoding response regulator transcription factor, with product MNERAPIVLVVDDDDAVRQALARLVRSAGYRVQAYRSASEFLQCPPLADCPACLILDVRMPELNGLDLQGRLNAAGASLPIIFITGHGDIAMTVRAMKAGATDFLTKPFEDADLLRAVDTALRNASQALEKRIEIESIRGRLARLTPREREVLVLLVEGRLNKQAAYELGVAEKTIKVHRARVMEKMEAHSLVELARAADKAGMPPLPRQAVAG
- a CDS encoding LysR family transcriptional regulator, with product MKELISGPGGADRLTLIDTFVRIVNAGSLSAAAEQLGATQPTVSRRLQALERTVGVRLIQRSTHGMQLTEEGRRCYDRAEELIASWQAFDSEVRGAGQQPVGTLRVIVPHAFGQQQFVGPLATYLQRYPGMRVEWLLQDRMPDFVSDGVDCAIRVGEVQDESVVAIKLGNVPRIIVAAPGLLEHGHVPAHPADLARLPWLALRSFYRDDIAFSNIATGESVRVPIQPRVSTDSLYALRSAALLGLGVGVASTWVFEEDLKAGRLRQLAPQWQASAPPLYLVYPASRLQPQRLRCFIDTMRAELAARFGTSPAPFPATPAGVPSGIAR
- a CDS encoding YSC84-related protein, whose protein sequence is MMKYLRLALAIPLLLATMACSTNPTVANGGDPKLEAEARQALQQLFDSTPKAKDLQYQAKAVLVFPSIIKAGLIVGAEGGKGVMFAPDGRVLGYYRARAVSYGLQAGGQSFSQAMFLMTDAAITELTSGTGMSVGMGPSVVVVDEGMAKSMTTTTLKSDVYAFIFGQEGLMAGLGLQGQRIVKFDD
- a CDS encoding VOC family protein; translated protein: MQPWISFITLGVDHLERAVAFYRDGLGLPTKGIVGTEFEHGAVAFFDMQPGLKLALWGRDSLAADTGLPVAPSPATGFALAHNVRSETEVDRTLEQASQAGGRIVKPGGKTFWGGYAGYFQDLDGYLWEVAWNPAIPLDE
- a CDS encoding PqiC family protein, which gives rise to MRAFLWVAILAVSMSGCANSPQAKFYTLNVRSQPDAARQERVSTTAPVRIAIASVTVPDLIDRPQIVARIDATQVGINEFERWAEPLKGQIAQVIAADLAQLVPGALVSSDPSWGEDMSTIRVSVDVQSFESVPGGNASIAVLWAVRPPQEGEIVRGRSTVQESTGGQGYDALVDAHSRALAAVSSDIARAIGAMPRAQQR
- a CDS encoding two-component system sensor histidine kinase NtrB, whose protein sequence is MVLVDDAVVAAGLVALLTMLRYFRPGNFRRIASFPWGHRGHAQVRTDTPGVSRAPPPHQHDRQFGGMLELLPFAVLVTDEDGRIVQANAATAALFGYTPEELLNVHADVLIPPWQPHCDRGHPDDTSSARPVRAVYGACDRLARRKDGTDFLAEVTTHPISSDGGAETLTVVIDRTDRYELLRHRQELAHLTRVSTLGELAGSLAHELNQPLTAILSNAQAAQRFMAAQPSNLEEVREILKDLVKDNHRASEVLRKIRLLVKKGEPEVVVLSMESVIADVALLVHSDAIGRGIRMYLDISPELPPAYGDRVQLEQVLLNLLLNAFEALASRAPHDRVVMIEAAPDSARMIRVVVRDRGPGLAGDQIHKLFMPYFTSKREGLGLGLSISRSIVEMHGGRIWAENNDDQGAAFCFTLPVGVAADPTHSGPPS
- a CDS encoding PqiB family protein — encoded protein: MVEPPERRDEADPAAFPEAVARPRSRWGAQLVWLVPIVAVLIGGWIAVKEVMNKGPTITIRFATGDGLEAGKTKIKFKNVDIGVVNNVDLAPDYKNVIATAELAKSATNLLVDDTRFWVVSPRISGGTVSGLGTLLSGSFIGMDVGSQTQKRRDFVGLETPPVIASGVPGREFVLKSETMGSLDVGAPVYFRRLQVGQVKSYVLDPGGTGVTFRVFINAPYDQYVKDDTRFWQASGIDVSLDSSGIKVNTESLVSILSGGLAFQSPPGSAETEPAEADSEFQVFSDRTEAMRRHDRLVDTYVFNFKESVRGLMVGAPIDFRGIVIGEVTAIYTRYDAAKREFSIPVEVHIFPERFTSRYESGAKGGRLGEDPHKMAQWLVSNGLRGQLRTGNLLTGQLYIAMDFFPDAPKATMEWDKNPPELPTVPGGLQSLQDSISSLVDKLNKVPFEGIGKDLRRTLQDASVLLKTLGSSVAPEARAALVAARTSLESANRTLQPVSAVAQSTADTMRELSRTAAAFRALADYLERHPEALLRGKPEYRQ
- a CDS encoding response regulator transcription factor is translated as MSKATPVVAVVDDDESVNRAIKRLLRSAGMAADTFGSGDDFLDMFHSTPSYRPACVVLDLQMPGLNGLGVQKRLAGSGIPVIFITAHDEPGVREQALAAGAVAYLRKPFNDEVLIDAVSKAMDPTPDA